One Cryobacterium psychrophilum DNA segment encodes these proteins:
- a CDS encoding VanZ family protein, with protein MNDARLRRHASLHRLAIVLSVAYLAALALIAFWPTPVDRGAHGPLISILASLQRHGAPDWLTYNFVEFAANIALFVPVGLLGVILLGARRWWLAISAGFVASFFIEFGQLIFLPGRFATVNDVIANTSGAVIGTVGALVVLGLVHVLPVAGPRPPTAHRSYTP; from the coding sequence ATGAACGACGCACGTTTGCGGCGTCATGCTTCCCTGCACCGCCTCGCGATCGTGCTGAGCGTTGCCTATCTCGCGGCACTCGCCCTCATCGCCTTCTGGCCCACTCCCGTGGATCGCGGCGCTCATGGCCCCCTAATCTCGATACTCGCCTCGCTTCAGCGCCATGGAGCTCCCGACTGGCTGACTTACAATTTCGTGGAGTTCGCGGCCAATATCGCTCTCTTCGTACCGGTGGGCCTGCTCGGCGTGATCCTGCTCGGGGCGCGGCGTTGGTGGCTCGCCATTTCCGCGGGCTTTGTCGCTAGCTTCTTTATTGAATTCGGGCAGCTGATCTTTCTGCCCGGCCGATTTGCCACCGTGAACGACGTGATCGCCAATACCTCCGGGGCCGTGATCGGCACGGTAGGGGCACTCGTTGTGCTCGGTCTCGTGCATGTATTACCCGTAGCG